In a single window of the Corvus cornix cornix isolate S_Up_H32 chromosome 22, ASM73873v5, whole genome shotgun sequence genome:
- the LOC120411129 gene encoding serine/threonine-protein kinase pim-2-like: MLPGCRSAAAAASGFSCGSAASGFATGHTASWFGAVAPAGGVGGAGGAGLARPARQTRSGAARAAPGRAGLGRGARGGERTNGHRTHGHADKRSQRFSGSGSSGSSGSSGSSTRAAQEQRVHEPSASLLLLLLSLSQCLAPSPALPFVPQPRLPRPPSPHARPGHAPGPPPAPGGAAPSPPPGVPPRSRLRPALAVLAVALLGGHQCLPPGHHRQPLAPAGPTPTPTPRPRPRPRLLPGPAGDTGGAAAPAASAASSPLRSPPLLSAAAGPEPPVSASKEPTCGDGRPGAVERRSGAVPGPGPSADGRVSPAGKAQQGLKERYRLGSLLGRGGFGSVLAATRLSDGAPVAIKRVPRNRIHHWGQLPDGTRAPLEIVLLDKVSAGFPGIVQLHEWLELPSNVVMVLERPERSQDLLHFIWARGFLCEEVARHLFRQVLEAVRHCTSCGVLHRDIKPENILVDLATGQAKLIDFGCGTYLQAAAYTSFAGTPSYSPPEWTHLGWYHGEAATVWSLGIVLHQMVCGEHPFRRGWNSTWGRLSLPRRLSPECQDLIRRCLSVLSSERPSLEDLSCDPWMQDIRVP; this comes from the exons ATGCTCCCCGGCTGCCGctccgcggccgccgccgcttccgGGTTTTCCTGCGGCAGCGCTGCTTCTGGGTTCGCCACTGGCCACACGGCCTCCTGGTTTGGAGCCGTGGCTCCCGCTGGCGGCGTGGGCGGCGCTGGCGGCGCGGGCTTGGCGCGTCCCGCACGGCAG ACCCGGAGCGGAGCGGCCCGTGCTGCCCCGGGGCGCGCGGGGCTCGGCCGTGGGGCGCGCGGGGGGGAACGGACAAACGGGCACCGGACACACGGACACGCGGACAAACGCTCCCAGCGCTTcagcggcagcggcagcagcggcagcagcggcagcagcggcagcagcacaAGAGCAGCACAAGAGCAGCGAGTCCACGAACCCTCTGCgtcccttctcctgctcctcctctccctctcccagtgTCTCGCACCCTCTCCCGCTCTCCCTTTCGTTCCCCAACCCCGCCTCCCGCGGCCTCCCTCTCCCCACGCCCGGCCGGGCCAtgcccccggcccgcccccggccccgggcggggCTGCGCCCTCCCCGCCCCCGGGCGTCCCGCCGCGGTCTCGCCTCCGCCCGGCTCTTGCCGTACTGGCGGTGGCGCTGCTGGGCGGGCATCAGTGCCTGCCTCCTGGGCACCATCGCCAGCCCCTGGCTCCGGCTGGCCCGACCCCGACCCCGACCCCCCGACCCCGGCCCCGGCCTCGGCTCCTCCCGGGGCCCGCCGGGGACACAGGCGGcgcggccgctcccgccgcctCCGCAGCGTCTTCCCCGCTCCGAAGTCCGCCGCTCTTGAGCGCGGCCGCCGGCCCCGAGCCGCCGGTGTCCGCTTCAAAAGAGCCAACATGTGGGGATGGCCGGCCCGGGGCGGTTGAGCGGCGCTCGGGGGCCGTTCCTGGCCCCGGGCCGAGCGCTGACGGCCGCGTCTCGCCGGCAGGGAAGGCGcagcagggcctgaaggagcgCTACCGGCTGGGTTCGCTGCTGGGGCGCGGCGGCTTCGGCAGCGTCTTGGCGGCGACGCGGCTCTCGGACGGCGCCCCG GTGGCCATCAAACGGGTGCCACGGAACCGCATCCACCATTGGGGCCAGCTG CCCGACGGCACCCGAGCACCACTGGAGATCGTGCTGCTGGACAAGGTGTCCGCTGGCTTCCCTGGCATCGTCCAGCTCCACGAGTGGCTGGAGCTCCCCAGCAACGTGGTGATGGTGCTGGAGCGCCCGGAGCGGTCTCAGGACCTCCTGCACTTCATTTGGGCACGGGGCTTCCTGTGCGAGGAGGTGGCGCGGCACCTGTTCCGCCAGGTGCTGGAGGCCGTGCGGCACTGCACCAGCTGCGGGGTCCTGCACCGGGACATCAAACCAGAGAACATCCTGGTTGACCTGGCCACCGGGCAGGCCAAACTCATCGACTTTGGCTGTGGCACCTACCTGCAAGCCGCAGCCTACACCAGCTTTGCAG GAACACCGTCCTACAGCCCCCCGGAATGGACGCACCTCGGCTGGTACCACGGCGAGGCAGCGACCGTCTGGTCCCTGGGCATCGTGCTGCACCAGATGGTCTGCGGGGAGCACCCTTTCAGGAGGGGCTGGAACAGCACCTGGGGCCGGCTCTCGCTCCCACGACGGCTCTCTCCAG AGTGCCAGGATCTCATCCGACGGTGTTTATCCGTGCTCTCCTCGGAAAGGCCCTCATTAGAAGATCTGTCCTGTGATCCTTGGATGCAGGATATTCGCGTGCCgtag